A DNA window from Rhodococcus sp. Z13 contains the following coding sequences:
- the glgX gene encoding glycogen debranching protein GlgX encodes MSSSTSESAASLPSVALPDRAAFPLGATVVDRGTRFAVHAPHSDRVQVCLIDDDGHEHRVDLPDRTYGVWHGVVPGIGAGQRYGFRAYGPWQPEHGLRTNPHKLLLDPWGRQLTGEVGDAQRLLPYDGDPFGAMSTADSLGHTPLSVVTAVAPLPHARPRVPWENTVVYELHVGSFTARHPLVPPELRGTYLGLAHPAVVDYLVGLGVTTVELLPVHAFVTEPSVRARGMRNHWGYSTASYFAPHPAYAVTPGNEIAEFRAMVHALHRAGLEVVLDVVYNHTCESGVDGPSLSWRGLDATGYYVLDGHGRDIDVTGCGNTLDASSPIVVRMVCDSLRYWTEVMGVDGFRFDLASVLGRPRAGAFDQRASLLTAIVTDPVLCDVKLIAEPWDATGDGYQLGNFGAQWAEWNDRYRDAVRRFWAGRSGIREIASRLTGSEDLYDRHIRQPWMSVNFVTAHDGFTLADAVSYQHKHNEANGEEGRDGTDNNESVNHGIEGPTNDPDVLAARERHIRAMLATLLLSTGTPMLLAGDEFGHTQLGNNNAYCVPQDTPATDAWPLDWECADRGRIDFVRDLLRMRTRVPVLRQRRFFDGRARAVGYPDLVWFGADGVELDEAAWHDESRRTLQAWLDGSELGTVTRAGITLHDSSGLFVLHAGGPATVTLAGPEWYRGDVVCEFDSSRPDGHPVDPVPMRVGSDHVVDGPTVLVFRIAPEGR; translated from the coding sequence GTGTCGTCCTCCACATCGGAATCCGCAGCATCGTTGCCGTCGGTCGCGTTGCCCGACCGCGCGGCCTTCCCGCTCGGGGCCACCGTCGTCGACCGGGGCACCCGTTTCGCCGTGCACGCCCCGCACAGCGACCGGGTGCAGGTGTGCCTGATCGACGACGACGGGCACGAGCACCGGGTGGACCTGCCCGACCGCACCTACGGGGTCTGGCACGGGGTGGTGCCCGGGATCGGCGCGGGGCAGCGGTACGGCTTCCGTGCCTACGGTCCGTGGCAGCCCGAGCACGGTCTGCGCACCAATCCACACAAGCTCCTGCTCGACCCGTGGGGCCGGCAGCTCACCGGGGAGGTCGGGGACGCGCAGCGGCTGCTCCCCTACGACGGTGATCCGTTCGGTGCGATGTCCACGGCCGACTCCCTCGGCCACACCCCACTGTCGGTGGTCACCGCCGTCGCGCCGCTCCCCCACGCCAGGCCGCGGGTGCCGTGGGAGAACACCGTCGTCTACGAGCTGCACGTCGGGTCGTTCACGGCCCGGCACCCCCTGGTGCCGCCCGAGCTGCGCGGCACCTATCTGGGACTCGCCCACCCCGCGGTCGTCGACTATCTGGTGGGGCTGGGTGTGACCACCGTGGAGCTGCTGCCGGTGCACGCGTTCGTGACCGAACCGTCGGTGCGGGCGCGGGGCATGCGCAACCACTGGGGGTACTCGACGGCCTCCTACTTCGCGCCGCATCCCGCCTACGCCGTCACCCCGGGCAACGAGATCGCCGAGTTCCGCGCGATGGTGCACGCCCTGCACCGTGCGGGACTGGAGGTGGTGCTCGACGTGGTCTACAACCACACCTGTGAGTCGGGGGTGGACGGTCCGAGCCTGTCCTGGCGGGGGCTGGACGCGACCGGTTACTACGTGCTCGACGGGCACGGCCGCGACATCGACGTGACGGGATGCGGCAACACCCTCGACGCGTCCTCGCCGATCGTCGTGCGGATGGTGTGCGACAGCCTCCGCTACTGGACGGAGGTGATGGGGGTCGACGGCTTCCGTTTCGATCTGGCCAGTGTCCTGGGCCGGCCGCGGGCGGGGGCGTTCGACCAGCGGGCGTCGCTGCTCACCGCGATCGTCACCGATCCGGTGCTGTGCGACGTCAAGCTGATCGCCGAACCGTGGGACGCCACCGGAGACGGCTATCAGCTCGGCAACTTCGGTGCCCAGTGGGCGGAGTGGAACGACCGCTACCGTGACGCGGTCCGGCGGTTCTGGGCGGGGCGGTCCGGTATCCGCGAGATCGCCTCCCGGCTCACCGGATCGGAGGACCTCTACGACCGGCACATCCGGCAGCCGTGGATGTCGGTCAACTTCGTCACCGCCCACGACGGGTTCACCCTCGCCGACGCGGTGTCGTACCAGCACAAGCACAACGAGGCGAACGGTGAGGAGGGCCGGGACGGCACCGACAACAACGAGTCGGTGAACCACGGGATCGAGGGGCCGACGAACGATCCCGACGTGCTCGCGGCGCGGGAGCGGCATATCCGGGCGATGCTCGCGACGCTGCTGCTGTCCACCGGCACCCCGATGCTGCTGGCCGGCGACGAGTTCGGGCACACGCAGCTCGGCAACAACAACGCCTACTGCGTTCCGCAGGACACCCCGGCCACCGACGCGTGGCCGCTGGACTGGGAGTGCGCCGACCGCGGCCGCATCGACTTCGTGCGCGACCTGCTGCGGATGCGCACCCGGGTGCCGGTGCTGCGGCAGCGCCGCTTCTTCGACGGGCGGGCCCGCGCCGTCGGCTATCCCGACCTGGTGTGGTTCGGCGCCGACGGCGTGGAACTCGACGAGGCGGCCTGGCACGACGAGAGCCGCCGCACCCTGCAGGCCTGGCTCGACGGGTCCGAGCTCGGCACGGTGACCCGGGCCGGGATCACGCTCCACGACAGCAGCGGGTTGTTCGTCCTGCACGCCGGGGGTCCGGCGACCGTCACCCTGGCCGGGCCCGAGTGGTACCGCGGCGACGTGGTGTGCGAGTTCGACTCGAGCCGTCCCGACGGGCATCCGGTCGACCCGGTGCCGATGCGGGTCGGCAGCGACCACGTGGTGGACGGACCGACCGTACTGGTCTTCCGGATCGCGCCCGAGGGCCGGTAG
- a CDS encoding ABC transporter ATP-binding protein: protein MDVVAQPDPDLLIEFEDVVVRRGGNTLVGPVTWKVELDERWVVLGPNGAGKTTLLRVAAAETFPTSGTAHVLAETFGKTDLSELRPRIGLSSAALANRVPNDEKVTDLVLSAGYGVLGRWREQYENVDTDRAVEMLESLGAEHLADRMYGTLSEGERKRVLIARALMTDPELLLLDEPAAGLDLGGREELVARLATLAADPDAPAIVLVTHHVEEIPPGFTHALLLKEGGVVAQGLLEDVITAPNLSEAFSQSISLERIDDRFFARRTRQPGRHRRRA from the coding sequence ATGGACGTCGTGGCACAACCTGATCCCGATTTGCTCATCGAATTCGAAGACGTGGTGGTCCGGCGCGGGGGCAACACCCTCGTGGGACCCGTGACCTGGAAGGTGGAGCTCGACGAACGTTGGGTGGTGCTCGGCCCGAACGGCGCAGGGAAGACGACCCTTCTGCGCGTCGCCGCCGCCGAGACGTTCCCCACCTCCGGCACCGCCCACGTACTCGCCGAGACCTTCGGCAAGACCGACCTGTCGGAGCTGCGGCCCCGGATCGGCCTGTCCTCGGCGGCGCTCGCCAACCGCGTGCCGAACGACGAGAAGGTCACCGACCTCGTCCTGTCCGCGGGCTACGGGGTGCTCGGCCGCTGGCGGGAACAGTACGAGAACGTCGACACCGACCGCGCCGTCGAGATGCTCGAGAGCCTCGGCGCCGAGCACCTCGCCGACCGCATGTACGGCACCCTCTCGGAGGGTGAACGCAAGCGCGTGCTCATCGCCCGTGCCCTGATGACCGATCCCGAACTGTTGCTGCTCGACGAGCCCGCCGCCGGTCTCGATCTCGGTGGACGCGAGGAACTCGTGGCCCGGCTGGCCACTCTCGCCGCCGACCCGGACGCCCCCGCCATCGTGCTGGTCACCCACCACGTCGAGGAGATCCCGCCGGGCTTCACCCACGCGCTGCTCCTCAAGGAGGGCGGTGTCGTCGCACAAGGCCTGCTCGAGGACGTCATCACCGCACCGAACCTGAGCGAGGCGTTCAGCCAGTCGATCAGCCTCGAGCGGATCGACGACCGCTTCTTCGCCCGCCGCACGCGGCAGCCGGGGCGGCACCGGCGCCGCGCGTAG
- a CDS encoding aminoacyl-tRNA hydrolase, translated as MPDLPHTEEEPGERSWDDPAFEQRHAVLARGYGHRPDPEDPALVQAMPIVLHIPKVDPPARSALLEVAAIATVELCFDPRVGPGPDGEPGPWQQRFLAWNDARIRKVARRARGAHWRAAQEVDGVTVDRAGAQARAFVPGPVGELDPRISRLQIGGTDLPHDDPPPPPPGLPVLWIQRDLEMTLGKAAAQVGHASMLYAGALTAEAARDWAAAGFPCAVRDADAETWRELLALVDAGKAVAVRDAGFTEVAPGSVTVVAVGPAA; from the coding sequence GTGCCTGACCTGCCGCACACCGAGGAGGAACCGGGGGAGCGCAGCTGGGACGACCCGGCGTTCGAGCAACGCCACGCCGTGCTCGCCCGCGGCTACGGCCACCGCCCGGACCCCGAGGATCCGGCGCTGGTGCAGGCCATGCCGATCGTGCTGCACATCCCCAAGGTCGATCCGCCCGCCCGCAGCGCACTGCTCGAGGTAGCGGCGATCGCCACCGTCGAACTGTGCTTCGACCCCCGCGTCGGCCCGGGTCCCGACGGGGAACCGGGGCCGTGGCAGCAGCGGTTCCTCGCCTGGAACGACGCTCGCATCAGGAAGGTCGCGCGCCGCGCCCGCGGTGCTCACTGGCGTGCCGCCCAGGAGGTCGACGGTGTGACCGTCGACCGTGCCGGAGCACAGGCCCGCGCGTTCGTGCCCGGACCGGTGGGCGAACTCGACCCGCGTATCTCCCGGCTGCAGATCGGCGGGACCGACCTGCCGCACGACGACCCGCCCCCACCGCCGCCCGGCCTCCCCGTCCTGTGGATCCAGCGGGACCTCGAGATGACCCTCGGCAAGGCGGCCGCGCAGGTGGGGCACGCCTCGATGCTGTACGCCGGGGCTCTGACCGCCGAGGCCGCCCGCGACTGGGCGGCCGCAGGATTCCCCTGCGCCGTCCGCGACGCCGACGCCGAGACCTGGCGCGAGCTGCTCGCCCTCGTCGACGCCGGCAAGGCCGTCGCCGTCCGCGACGCGGGCTTCACCGAGGTGGCGCCCGGTTCGGTCACCGTCGTCGCGGTCGGCCCCGCCGCGTAG
- a CDS encoding THUMP-like domain-containing protein, whose translation MGYEFTLADVAYLTSEDGRQALASVAGRELSTRTRLADIGWARTHFGDHAASLVETVMLRRKAEAKIDGVAAWILTDDAVQQSTPTPVAAHRARRLTGRVVHDVTCSIGAELAQLVGVAETVVGSDLDEVRLGMAAHNVPGAHLLRADALRPVTRGSTVIADPARRTGGRRTHDPAALQPPLPDLLEVYAGRDLAVKCAPGLDFDSLDWQGEVEVVSLDGGVREACLYSPGLSEPGVHRRATVLRSDGTHFDITDAMDDDIPEREPGEWIVDPDGAIVRAGLVRHYAAAHGLWQLDPRIAYLTGDGLPEGVRGFRIVERFKYTEKALRQVLSRLDCGAVEILVRGLDVDPAVLRPRLKLKGSVSLSVVLTRIGRTPEAFVCVPSR comes from the coding sequence TTGGGCTACGAGTTCACCCTCGCCGACGTCGCGTACCTGACGTCGGAGGACGGCCGGCAGGCGCTCGCGAGCGTCGCCGGCCGGGAGCTGAGCACGCGTACGCGCCTTGCCGACATCGGCTGGGCGCGTACGCATTTCGGCGATCACGCTGCGTCCCTCGTCGAGACGGTCATGCTGCGGCGCAAGGCCGAGGCGAAGATCGACGGTGTCGCCGCGTGGATCCTCACCGACGATGCGGTGCAGCAGTCGACGCCCACCCCCGTCGCCGCGCACCGTGCACGCCGGCTCACCGGCCGGGTCGTGCACGACGTGACCTGTTCGATCGGAGCGGAACTCGCGCAGCTCGTCGGTGTTGCCGAGACCGTGGTGGGCAGCGATCTGGACGAGGTACGCCTGGGGATGGCCGCCCACAACGTCCCCGGCGCGCACCTGCTGCGCGCCGACGCGCTGCGCCCGGTGACGCGGGGGAGCACCGTGATCGCCGATCCGGCGCGCCGGACCGGTGGCCGCCGCACCCACGATCCGGCCGCCCTGCAGCCGCCGCTACCGGACCTGCTGGAGGTCTACGCCGGGCGCGACCTCGCCGTGAAGTGCGCTCCCGGACTCGATTTCGACTCGCTCGACTGGCAGGGTGAGGTCGAGGTCGTCTCCCTCGACGGCGGCGTCCGCGAGGCGTGCCTGTACTCGCCCGGCCTGAGCGAACCCGGAGTTCACCGTCGTGCGACCGTCCTGCGTTCGGACGGAACGCATTTCGACATCACCGACGCGATGGACGACGACATCCCAGAACGGGAACCGGGGGAGTGGATCGTCGATCCCGACGGTGCGATCGTCCGCGCCGGGCTCGTCCGCCACTACGCGGCCGCCCACGGACTGTGGCAACTCGACCCGCGCATCGCCTATCTCACCGGCGACGGTCTTCCCGAGGGAGTACGGGGATTCCGGATCGTCGAACGCTTCAAGTACACCGAGAAGGCGCTGCGCCAAGTACTTTCGCGGCTCGACTGCGGGGCCGTCGAGATCCTCGTGCGCGGACTCGACGTCGACCCGGCGGTCCTGCGCCCCCGGCTCAAGCTGAAGGGGTCGGTGTCCCTGAGCGTGGTGCTCACCCGGATCGGCCGCACGCCAGAGGCCTTCGTCTGCGTCCCCTCCCGCTGA
- a CDS encoding NUDIX hydrolase: protein MSDDSSVKAFDPTAVPIRDASTVLLVRDSARGIEVFLQRRVVGMDFAGGMTVFPGGGVDPSDTDAQVRWTGPDVAWWAVRFGVDEARARALVLAAVRETFEECGVLLAGPTPDTVVADTAEYADARRALEARELSFGDFLEREGLVLRADLLRPQANWITPLGERRRYDTRFFTAVTPEGQRADGNTSETDLVQWRTAQDALDDWRAGRSMLLPPTWSQLTTLTRFGTVAELMASEAVIDPIEPVLTRRDGVIHVEFDGCEAYYEPGMHPWAKRADI, encoded by the coding sequence ATGTCCGACGATTCTTCGGTGAAGGCCTTCGATCCCACCGCGGTCCCGATCCGCGACGCGTCCACCGTTCTGCTGGTGCGGGACTCCGCGCGCGGCATCGAGGTGTTCCTGCAGCGACGGGTCGTCGGCATGGACTTCGCAGGCGGCATGACCGTCTTCCCGGGTGGCGGTGTCGACCCCTCCGACACCGACGCCCAGGTGCGGTGGACCGGACCCGACGTCGCCTGGTGGGCGGTGCGGTTCGGTGTCGACGAGGCCCGCGCCCGGGCCCTCGTGCTCGCCGCCGTCCGGGAGACCTTCGAGGAGTGCGGGGTGCTGCTCGCCGGCCCCACCCCGGACACCGTTGTCGCCGACACCGCCGAGTACGCCGACGCCCGCCGGGCCCTCGAGGCCCGCGAACTGTCGTTCGGCGACTTCCTCGAACGTGAAGGGCTCGTGTTGCGCGCGGATCTGCTGCGCCCGCAGGCGAACTGGATCACCCCGCTCGGTGAGCGGCGCCGCTACGACACGCGGTTCTTCACCGCCGTCACCCCCGAGGGGCAGCGAGCCGACGGCAACACCAGCGAGACCGACCTCGTGCAGTGGCGGACCGCGCAGGACGCCCTCGACGACTGGCGGGCCGGCCGGAGCATGCTGCTGCCCCCCACCTGGAGCCAGCTGACCACCCTGACCCGGTTCGGCACGGTCGCCGAGCTCATGGCGTCCGAGGCGGTCATCGACCCGATCGAACCCGTGCTGACCCGCCGGGACGGCGTCATCCACGTCGAGTTCGACGGGTGCGAGGCCTACTACGAGCCCGGGATGCATCCCTGGGCGAAGCGTGCCGACATCTAG
- a CDS encoding enoyl-CoA hydratase-related protein → MAEFVTLEVSDGIGTIRLDRPPMNALNRQVQEEIREAARQATVRADVKSVIVYGGEKVFAAGADIKELAELSFVRMSEIVGDLQSALGSIADIPKPTVAAITGYALGGGLELALGADRRIVGDNVKLGTPEVLLGLIPGGGGTQRLARLVGPSKAKDIVFTGRFVDAEEALAIGLVDEVVAPDDVYEAARRWAAQFTGAATRALAAAKAAIDEGLDTDLDTGLKIEQHLFAGLFATKDRTIGLESFLANGPGKAKFVGE, encoded by the coding sequence ATGGCTGAATTCGTGACCCTCGAGGTCTCCGACGGCATCGGCACCATCCGTCTCGACCGCCCGCCGATGAACGCGCTGAATCGTCAGGTCCAGGAGGAGATCCGGGAGGCCGCGCGGCAGGCGACGGTGCGGGCCGACGTGAAGTCCGTGATCGTCTACGGCGGCGAGAAGGTCTTCGCCGCCGGCGCCGACATCAAGGAACTCGCCGAGCTGAGCTTCGTGCGGATGAGCGAGATCGTCGGCGACCTGCAGTCGGCGCTCGGATCCATCGCCGACATCCCGAAGCCGACCGTCGCCGCGATCACCGGCTACGCCCTCGGCGGCGGCCTGGAACTGGCACTCGGCGCCGACCGGAGGATCGTCGGCGACAACGTCAAGCTCGGCACTCCCGAGGTGCTGCTCGGCCTGATCCCCGGCGGCGGCGGGACCCAGCGTCTCGCGCGCCTGGTGGGTCCGTCGAAGGCGAAGGACATCGTGTTCACCGGCCGGTTCGTCGACGCCGAGGAGGCGCTGGCGATCGGGCTCGTCGACGAGGTCGTCGCCCCTGACGACGTGTACGAGGCGGCGCGCCGGTGGGCCGCGCAGTTCACCGGCGCCGCGACCCGCGCGCTGGCCGCGGCGAAGGCCGCCATCGACGAGGGTCTGGACACCGATCTCGACACCGGGCTGAAGATCGAGCAGCATCTCTTCGCGGGCCTGTTCGCGACGAAGGACCGCACCATCGGTCTGGAGTCGTTCCTCGCGAACGGGCCGGGCAAAGCGAAGTTCGTCGGCGAGTAG
- a CDS encoding acyltransferase codes for MTSMWGAPLKARWRGSRRRDPDQARFLTLSSLRWVLDNKAYTPWYLVRYYRLAKFKLANPHVVLRGMVFLGKNVEIHATPGLGRLEIGRWVHIGDGNAIRCHEGSLRIGDKVVFGKDNVVNTYLDIEIGASTLVADWCYICDFDHRTEDITYPIKDQGIVKSPVRIGPDTWIAAKVTVLRGTRVGRGSVLGAHAVVKGDIPEYSIAVGSPAKVVKNRKVAWESAAAERAAREAALADIERKKAGEMPADANR; via the coding sequence ATGACGAGCATGTGGGGTGCACCCCTGAAGGCGAGGTGGCGCGGGTCCCGTCGGCGGGATCCGGATCAGGCACGCTTCCTGACCCTGTCCTCCCTGCGCTGGGTGCTGGACAACAAGGCGTACACACCGTGGTATCTGGTTCGGTACTACCGGCTCGCCAAGTTCAAACTGGCCAATCCGCACGTCGTGCTGCGCGGCATGGTCTTCCTCGGGAAGAACGTCGAGATCCACGCGACCCCCGGCCTGGGACGGCTGGAGATCGGCAGGTGGGTGCACATCGGCGACGGCAACGCGATCCGCTGCCACGAGGGTTCGCTCCGGATCGGCGACAAGGTGGTCTTCGGCAAGGACAACGTCGTCAACACCTATCTCGACATCGAGATCGGTGCGTCGACCCTCGTCGCCGACTGGTGCTACATCTGCGACTTCGACCACCGCACCGAGGACATCACCTATCCGATCAAGGACCAGGGCATCGTCAAGAGCCCGGTGCGCATCGGTCCCGACACCTGGATCGCCGCCAAGGTCACCGTCCTGCGCGGTACCCGGGTCGGCCGCGGCTCGGTGCTCGGCGCGCACGCAGTGGTCAAGGGCGACATCCCCGAGTACAGCATCGCCGTGGGTTCGCCCGCGAAGGTCGTGAAGAACCGTAAGGTGGCATGGGAGAGCGCGGCGGCCGAGCGTGCGGCCCGCGAGGCGGCCCTCGCCGACATCGAACGCAAGAAGGCGGGGGAGATGCCGGCCGACGCGAACCGGTAA
- a CDS encoding PQQ-binding-like beta-propeller repeat protein gives MRGVLRTAVPALAAVFALSACGGGSGTEDVLSAGGWPGRHSDARNSNTATAAGLEDLAAAWTRPLGGTAGSPAGIAANGQVSVSAATEIGCNLFSFQMDTGRKRWCTRLAPAVATVTPVSDAMANIYVGEDGGLLSFNEHGQRRWRIPVSGTPRSAQFTSDGHLLVVTHFGQVNVVDPQTGQLGAPLFDLVPIPGVDAGQNVPRLPSDHGVPACFGGSEDCPVATTPAVDTATDRILVTVWRPGADRSALVALRYTGGDDAVVREEWAVDDLPGGAVTSPVLSADGSTVYVFDGEGTLWALDTTTGEARWSRGFGTASVAPPAVTADGLLLVAAGDGSKPLVALRDSGDETESVWERTDLAPFGTPAVSADGLAYVIADGGSDLVATVVDVADGESVDEEPLDAAGLPVGTGIGPDGEFVITTVDGDVIVLRDPR, from the coding sequence ATGCGGGGTGTCCTGCGGACCGCGGTGCCGGCGCTCGCGGCGGTGTTCGCACTGAGCGCGTGCGGGGGCGGGTCGGGTACCGAGGACGTGCTCTCCGCCGGGGGATGGCCGGGACGCCATTCCGACGCCCGCAACAGCAACACGGCGACGGCAGCGGGCCTCGAGGACCTCGCGGCGGCCTGGACGCGCCCGCTCGGCGGCACGGCCGGTTCCCCCGCCGGGATCGCGGCCAACGGCCAGGTCTCGGTGAGCGCGGCCACCGAGATCGGTTGCAATCTGTTCTCCTTCCAGATGGACACAGGCCGCAAGCGCTGGTGCACGCGCCTGGCCCCGGCGGTCGCCACCGTCACCCCGGTCTCCGATGCGATGGCCAACATCTACGTCGGCGAGGACGGGGGTCTGCTGTCGTTCAACGAGCACGGGCAGCGACGCTGGCGGATCCCGGTGAGCGGCACCCCGCGCAGCGCCCAGTTCACCTCCGACGGCCATCTCCTGGTGGTCACCCACTTCGGTCAGGTCAACGTCGTCGACCCGCAGACCGGGCAGCTCGGGGCACCACTGTTCGACCTCGTACCGATCCCCGGTGTCGACGCGGGCCAGAACGTGCCGCGGCTGCCCAGCGATCACGGCGTGCCGGCCTGCTTCGGCGGATCCGAGGACTGCCCCGTCGCCACGACCCCGGCGGTCGACACGGCCACCGACCGCATCCTCGTCACGGTGTGGCGTCCCGGCGCCGACCGGTCCGCACTGGTGGCGTTGCGGTACACCGGTGGCGACGACGCGGTCGTGCGCGAGGAGTGGGCGGTGGACGATCTGCCCGGCGGTGCGGTGACGAGCCCGGTGCTGTCCGCGGACGGATCCACCGTGTACGTCTTCGACGGCGAAGGCACGCTGTGGGCGCTCGACACCACGACCGGCGAGGCCCGGTGGAGCCGGGGCTTCGGCACGGCCTCCGTCGCCCCGCCTGCGGTCACCGCCGACGGGCTGCTCCTCGTCGCCGCCGGTGACGGCAGCAAACCCCTGGTGGCTCTGCGCGATTCCGGTGACGAGACCGAATCGGTGTGGGAACGAACCGATCTGGCCCCGTTCGGCACCCCGGCCGTGAGCGCGGACGGTCTCGCCTACGTGATCGCCGACGGCGGAAGCGACCTCGTGGCGACGGTGGTCGACGTCGCGGACGGAGAAAGCGTCGACGAGGAACCCCTCGACGCGGCGGGACTGCCGGTGGGCACCGGGATCGGGCCGGACGGGGAGTTCGTGATCACCACCGTCGACGGCGACGTGATCGTACTGCGCGACCCGCGCTGA
- a CDS encoding class I SAM-dependent methyltransferase has translation MTASRTDGVDPAPNPHATAEEVEAALKDTKLAQVLYHDWEAETYDEKWSISYDERCIDYAKGRFVAAAGEQPLPYERALELGCGTGFFLLNLMQGGVAKKGSVTDLSPGMVKVALRNAENLGLDVDGRVADAETIPYEDDTFDLVVGHAVLHHIPDVEQSLREVLRVLKPGGRFVFAGEPSTIGNFYARLLGRITWEATTNITRLPFLNDWRRPQTELDESSRAAALEAVVDLHTFDPSDLEKLATSAGAVEVKASSEEFAAALLGWPVRTFEAAVPQEKLGWNWAKFAFGSWKALSWVDENVLKHVVPRSFFYNVMITGVKPGK, from the coding sequence ATGACTGCAAGCAGGACCGACGGGGTCGACCCCGCGCCGAATCCGCACGCCACTGCCGAAGAGGTCGAGGCAGCACTGAAGGACACCAAGCTCGCCCAGGTGCTCTACCACGACTGGGAAGCGGAGACCTACGACGAGAAGTGGTCGATCTCGTACGACGAGCGCTGCATCGACTACGCCAAGGGCCGGTTCGTCGCCGCCGCCGGCGAGCAGCCGCTGCCCTACGAACGTGCCCTCGAACTCGGCTGCGGAACGGGCTTCTTCCTGCTCAACCTCATGCAGGGCGGGGTGGCGAAGAAGGGTTCGGTGACCGACCTGTCCCCGGGCATGGTCAAGGTCGCCCTCCGCAACGCCGAGAATCTCGGCCTCGACGTCGACGGGCGCGTCGCCGACGCGGAGACCATCCCCTACGAGGACGACACCTTCGATCTCGTCGTCGGCCACGCGGTGCTGCACCACATCCCCGACGTCGAGCAGTCCCTCCGCGAGGTGCTGCGCGTCCTCAAGCCGGGCGGCCGGTTCGTCTTCGCCGGCGAGCCCAGCACGATCGGCAACTTCTACGCCCGCCTGCTCGGCCGGATCACGTGGGAGGCCACCACCAACATCACGCGCCTTCCGTTCCTGAACGACTGGCGCCGGCCGCAGACCGAGCTCGACGAGTCGTCGCGGGCCGCCGCCCTCGAGGCCGTCGTCGACCTGCACACCTTCGACCCCTCCGATCTCGAGAAGCTGGCCACCTCGGCCGGTGCCGTCGAGGTCAAGGCGAGTTCCGAGGAGTTCGCCGCGGCGCTGCTCGGCTGGCCGGTGCGCACCTTCGAAGCGGCCGTGCCGCAGGAGAAGCTGGGCTGGAACTGGGCGAAGTTCGCCTTCGGCAGCTGGAAGGCGCTCAGCTGGGTGGACGAGAACGTGCTCAAGCACGTCGTCCCGCGCAGCTTCTTCTACAACGTCATGATCACCGGTGTGAAGCCCGGCAAGTAG